In a genomic window of Allomeiothermus silvanus DSM 9946:
- the tsaB gene encoding tRNA (adenosine(37)-N6)-threonylcarbamoyltransferase complex dimerization subunit type 1 TsaB, producing the protein MRVLALDTATPYLVLGLNEAERAVRLGRRHAEALWTELEAFLADCRTSLREIEGIAVGQGPGSYTGLRIGVSAGLGLARGLGIPVVGVDTLVGVAMRYRGPVTVAHTTRNGLVYAATYVIEEGIKELHSPRRIPLEQLEPEGTFSLDEPPSGRALAHLGSQALRAGKRGIQAVYL; encoded by the coding sequence GTGCGAGTGTTGGCCCTGGATACCGCCACCCCTTACCTGGTGCTGGGCTTGAACGAAGCCGAGCGGGCGGTGCGCTTAGGGCGTCGCCACGCCGAAGCGCTGTGGACGGAGCTCGAGGCCTTCCTGGCCGACTGCCGCACCTCCTTGAGGGAGATCGAGGGAATTGCCGTAGGCCAAGGGCCAGGCTCGTATACTGGCCTGCGTATTGGGGTCTCGGCGGGGTTAGGGCTAGCACGGGGGCTGGGTATCCCGGTGGTGGGGGTAGATACCCTAGTGGGGGTAGCGATGCGGTATAGAGGTCCCGTCACCGTGGCCCACACCACCCGTAACGGTCTGGTCTACGCCGCCACCTACGTAATCGAGGAAGGGATAAAAGAGCTTCATTCTCCCCGTCGCATCCCCCTTGAACAGCTCGAGCCGGAGGGCACTTTCTCCCTGGACGAGCCCCCCTCAGGACGGGCTTTGGCCCATCTTGGAAGCCAAGCCCTGCGGGCGGGAAAACGTGGGATCCAGGCGGTGTATTTATGA
- a CDS encoding methyltransferase, whose product MTLADYHRLLPVQYGNTRLFVKAGARGYPDPRYELMARVLEPFGERAVDLNPGVGLASVGLLEQIPVDLVETSRACLRCLEKSFAAHPGARVLRGLPWEVEAEAYDQAVLVIPAERGSRYVELALWGAAHSLRPGGRLWIAGDTKKGFETYFKQAQAQLGYGLVSHREGSLRVAVLEKEKPTPPRGSMWESFEAEIWGHPLSFRHLPGVFSTGHLDPASTLLLHTFFEDNWAEDVKGRTVLDLGGGYAGLSLPLAAAGASVTVAEDDWVSILSAQASFQANGLEGRVVHSDVEEA is encoded by the coding sequence ATGACTCTGGCCGATTATCACCGCCTGCTCCCGGTGCAGTACGGGAATACGCGGCTCTTCGTGAAAGCTGGAGCGCGCGGTTACCCCGACCCACGGTACGAGTTAATGGCTAGGGTCCTCGAGCCCTTCGGCGAGCGTGCGGTGGATCTGAACCCCGGCGTAGGGTTGGCGAGCGTAGGGCTGCTTGAGCAGATCCCAGTAGACCTGGTAGAGACCTCGAGGGCTTGCTTGCGTTGCTTGGAGAAAAGTTTTGCCGCCCACCCCGGGGCCCGGGTATTGCGGGGCCTCCCTTGGGAAGTCGAAGCCGAGGCCTATGACCAAGCCGTGCTGGTCATCCCCGCCGAGCGCGGGAGCCGCTACGTGGAGTTAGCGCTTTGGGGAGCCGCGCACAGCCTCCGCCCAGGGGGTAGGCTGTGGATCGCAGGCGACACCAAGAAAGGCTTCGAGACCTATTTCAAACAGGCCCAGGCACAGCTGGGCTACGGGCTGGTTAGCCACCGCGAGGGTAGTTTGCGGGTGGCGGTGCTAGAGAAGGAAAAACCCACCCCGCCCCGCGGGTCTATGTGGGAATCGTTCGAAGCCGAGATCTGGGGCCACCCGCTTAGCTTTCGCCATCTGCCGGGGGTTTTTTCCACCGGGCACTTAGACCCGGCCAGCACGCTTTTGCTGCACACTTTTTTCGAAGACAACTGGGCAGAGGATGTGAAGGGCCGCACAGTACTCGACCTAGGTGGAGGGTATGCTGGACTTTCGCTGCCTTTAGCAGCAGCGGGAGCATCGGTCACGGTGGCCGAGGACGATTGGGTGAGCATTCTGAGCGCCCAGGCCAGCTTCCAGGCAAACGGGCTCGAGGGCCGGGTGGTGCACTCAGATGTGGAGGAAGCGTGA
- a CDS encoding methyltransferase, whose product MQFTTVGREIWRGARQAQRLAEANASDPEVQERLRKLRLVKALRESKKSWKEIQDLVGISRATYHRWQKALKEKGLAGLKPRSRRPKHLRTKVHWTPGLLIRIETLRKENPTWGRWSIWLTLRKEGFQMSERTVGRILAYLEKHRRIESVAGYLARTQRGKLKRRVNRPYAKRKPRGYEARAPGDLVQVDTLTLTLGPGSMVKHFSAIDLHSRFVLAEVHSRATAKLSEGFLSLLLARAPFPIRAIQVDGGSEFMAEFEEACCALGIALFVLPPRSPKLNGHVERMQRTFKEEFYTRPLPTPLSELQAELDTYLDYYNRRRPHMALGGLAPLEFLAKMQEESVPQRVSNVLTDYKALPSTDRFDIIISNPPFHLGGEVILDVAQAFVQAASSLLRSGGRFYLVANSFLKYEPLLEAAFGNLSTLRRGGYKVLRSEA is encoded by the coding sequence GTGCAGTTTACCACCGTTGGCCGAGAGATATGGAGAGGCGCTAGACAAGCACAGAGGCTGGCCGAGGCCAACGCAAGCGACCCAGAGGTCCAGGAACGTCTGCGCAAGCTCCGACTGGTCAAAGCCCTGCGTGAAAGTAAAAAGAGCTGGAAGGAGATCCAGGACCTGGTCGGGATCAGCCGGGCCACCTACCACCGCTGGCAAAAAGCCCTAAAAGAAAAGGGCCTGGCTGGACTCAAACCCCGCTCCCGCCGCCCTAAGCACCTGCGCACAAAGGTCCACTGGACCCCAGGGCTGCTCATTAGAATAGAAACTCTCCGCAAGGAAAACCCCACCTGGGGACGCTGGTCCATCTGGCTTACCCTCCGCAAGGAGGGTTTCCAGATGAGCGAACGCACGGTGGGGCGCATCCTGGCCTACCTGGAGAAGCACCGACGTATCGAGAGCGTGGCCGGCTACCTGGCCCGGACTCAAAGAGGGAAGCTAAAGCGAAGGGTAAACCGGCCCTACGCCAAAAGGAAGCCCCGAGGATACGAGGCCAGGGCTCCTGGGGACCTGGTCCAGGTGGACACCCTCACCCTGACCTTAGGACCGGGAAGCATGGTCAAGCACTTCTCGGCGATTGACCTCCATAGCCGGTTTGTCCTGGCGGAGGTGCACAGCCGGGCCACGGCTAAGCTTTCTGAGGGGTTCTTGTCCTTGCTTCTGGCCAGGGCCCCTTTTCCCATCCGGGCCATCCAGGTGGATGGGGGCAGCGAGTTCATGGCCGAGTTTGAGGAGGCCTGCTGTGCTCTGGGGATTGCCTTGTTTGTGCTACCGCCGAGGAGTCCTAAACTCAATGGTCACGTGGAGCGGATGCAGCGGACCTTCAAGGAGGAGTTCTACACCCGGCCTTTGCCCACCCCGCTCAGCGAGCTGCAGGCAGAGCTGGATACCTACCTGGACTACTACAACCGCCGAAGGCCTCACATGGCCCTGGGGGGTCTTGCTCCGCTGGAGTTTTTGGCTAAGATGCAAGAGGAGTCGGTTCCTCAAAGAGTCTCAAATGTGTTGACCGATTACAAAGCGTTGCCATCGACGGATCGTTTCGATATAATCATATCGAATCCTCCCTTCCATCTGGGAGGTGAGGTTATCCTCGATGTGGCCCAAGCCTTCGTGCAAGCCGCAAGTTCCCTCCTGCGCTCTGGCGGGAGGTTCTACTTGGTAGCCAATTCTTTTCTCAAGTATGAACCCCTCCTGGAAGCCGCCTTCGGCAACCTGAGTACCCTGAGGCGAGGGGGGTATAAGGTGTTACGGAGTGAGGCCTGA
- the rpoD gene encoding RNA polymerase sigma factor RpoD — MKTSKTPAKPAAKSQSSSKAARTKAAKESKAKTSAQSSKTKAEETQAVAVLETPAPEKPARTSAAKQIPEPSRILTEPTIPRPIGEEGEGEEGFEVIEEGLEFLEPDLDLLEPTLELETEEEDSFDEDLPLTTRVSTSDPVRQYLHEIGQVPLLTLEEEIDLARRVEDGVASAQFLAQETGLETDLIRQVLRAQVQGGARIHQVPGMEVKLDPETITAVDSRLRALPREVKRHLHIARDGELARQHLIEANLRLVVSIAKKYTGRGLSFLDLIQEGNQGLIRAVEKFEYKRRYKFSTYATWWIRQAINRAIADQARTIRIPVHMVETINKLTRTARQMQQELGREPTYEEISEAMGPGWDAKKVEETFKIAQEPVSLETPIGDEKDSFYGDFIPDEHMASPVDSAAQSMLSEELEKALGKLSDREAMVLKLRKGLIDGREHTLEEVGAYFGVTRERIRQIENKALRKLKYHESRTRKLRDFLD; from the coding sequence GTGAAAACCAGCAAAACCCCCGCTAAACCTGCCGCAAAGTCTCAAAGCTCGAGTAAAGCTGCCCGCACTAAAGCCGCCAAGGAGAGCAAAGCCAAGACCTCAGCTCAGTCCAGCAAAACCAAAGCGGAGGAAACCCAAGCCGTTGCCGTGCTCGAGACCCCCGCTCCGGAAAAGCCCGCCCGCACCTCGGCGGCTAAACAGATCCCCGAACCGAGCCGCATCCTGACCGAACCGACCATCCCCCGACCCATCGGGGAGGAAGGTGAGGGCGAAGAGGGCTTCGAAGTGATCGAGGAGGGGCTGGAGTTCCTCGAGCCTGACCTGGATCTGCTCGAGCCTACCCTCGAGCTCGAGACCGAAGAAGAAGACAGCTTCGACGAGGACTTGCCCCTCACCACCCGGGTTTCCACCTCCGATCCGGTACGGCAGTACCTGCACGAGATCGGCCAGGTTCCCTTGCTGACGCTCGAGGAAGAGATTGACCTAGCCCGCCGGGTCGAAGACGGGGTGGCTTCAGCCCAGTTTTTAGCCCAGGAGACAGGCTTGGAGACCGACCTGATCCGCCAAGTACTGCGCGCTCAGGTGCAAGGAGGAGCCCGTATCCATCAAGTACCGGGGATGGAGGTTAAGCTCGACCCCGAGACTATCACCGCCGTAGACAGCCGCTTGCGGGCCCTACCACGCGAGGTCAAGCGGCATCTCCATATCGCCCGCGACGGCGAACTCGCCCGCCAGCACCTCATCGAAGCCAACTTGCGCCTGGTGGTCTCCATCGCTAAGAAGTACACCGGGCGCGGCCTCAGTTTCCTCGATCTGATCCAGGAAGGAAACCAGGGCCTCATCCGCGCGGTGGAGAAGTTTGAGTACAAGCGGCGCTATAAGTTCTCCACCTACGCCACCTGGTGGATCCGCCAGGCCATCAACCGTGCCATCGCCGACCAGGCCCGCACCATTCGCATTCCGGTGCACATGGTCGAGACCATCAACAAACTCACCCGCACTGCCCGGCAGATGCAGCAGGAACTGGGCCGCGAACCCACCTACGAGGAGATCTCCGAGGCTATGGGACCCGGCTGGGATGCCAAAAAAGTCGAGGAGACTTTTAAAATCGCCCAGGAGCCGGTTTCGCTCGAAACCCCCATCGGTGACGAGAAGGACTCCTTCTATGGCGACTTCATCCCCGATGAACACATGGCCTCGCCGGTAGACTCAGCAGCGCAGTCCATGCTCAGCGAGGAGCTCGAGAAGGCCCTGGGCAAGCTCTCTGACCGCGAGGCGATGGTGTTAAAGCTGCGCAAGGGCCTCATCGATGGGCGCGAACACACCCTGGAGGAGGTGGGCGCCTACTTCGGTGTGACCCGCGAGCGCATCCGCCAGATCGAAAATAAGGCGCTACGCAAGCTCAAATACCACGAGAGCCGCACCCGCAAGCTGCGAGACTTCCTCGACTAA
- a CDS encoding nucleotidyltransferase domain-containing protein, giving the protein MEAPVAQRFQARIVRWAQNREDVLGILLVGSWARGTARADSDLDLMVLVDVSARPALKG; this is encoded by the coding sequence ATGGAAGCCCCCGTAGCACAGCGGTTTCAGGCCCGCATCGTCCGCTGGGCACAAAACCGCGAAGATGTTCTGGGTATTCTGCTGGTCGGTTCATGGGCCAGGGGAACCGCCCGAGCGGATTCGGATCTCGATTTGATGGTGTTGGTGGATGTTTCGGCAAGACCCGCGCTGAAAGGATAG
- a CDS encoding MOSC domain-containing protein has translation MKVLSLHTSSDRGFPRPRVESFKLIAGYGIEGDRKAGKREQRAVLLLGKATYDHLESLGFDLPYGALGENMVLDLDPHTLEPGTKLRVGEALLEVALYCTPCKTLKDRYGPDFPQKLGRRRGMLARVLEGGIIRVGDGVTWV, from the coding sequence ATGAAGGTGTTATCGCTGCATACCTCCAGCGACCGGGGTTTTCCCCGGCCTCGGGTGGAATCGTTCAAGCTCATCGCTGGGTACGGGATCGAGGGGGACCGCAAAGCCGGAAAGCGCGAACAGCGGGCGGTGCTGCTGCTGGGGAAGGCCACCTATGACCACCTGGAATCCCTCGGGTTCGACCTCCCTTACGGTGCGCTGGGCGAAAACATGGTCTTGGACTTAGACCCGCACACCCTCGAGCCCGGCACGAAGCTGCGGGTGGGGGAGGCGCTTTTGGAGGTTGCCCTGTACTGCACCCCCTGCAAGACGCTCAAAGACCGCTATGGGCCAGACTTCCCACAGAAACTAGGGCGAAGGCGGGGAATGCTGGCGCGGGTGCTCGAGGGGGGAATCATCCGGGTGGGGGACGGGGTGACATGGGTGTAG
- a CDS encoding SufE family protein gives MSAELSNLPPKLQNVVQTLASAPKAFKTELLLEYAKKMPPLPEGMQGKLEQVHECTTPFYVHVELEDGRVVPYFDAPKEAPTVRAFAGMLAEGLSGYSPEEVLKVPEDFYTLAKLEEVITPLRLRGLQAVLTRLKRQVREAMPTQG, from the coding sequence ATGAGTGCCGAGCTTTCCAACCTTCCGCCCAAGCTGCAAAACGTCGTGCAAACGCTCGCCAGTGCCCCTAAAGCTTTCAAGACCGAGTTGCTGCTCGAGTACGCCAAGAAGATGCCGCCCCTGCCCGAAGGGATGCAGGGCAAGCTCGAGCAGGTACACGAGTGCACCACACCGTTTTACGTACATGTAGAGCTCGAGGACGGCAGGGTAGTCCCCTACTTCGATGCGCCTAAGGAGGCCCCTACCGTGCGGGCCTTCGCCGGGATGCTGGCCGAGGGCTTGAGCGGCTACAGCCCCGAGGAAGTGCTGAAGGTACCGGAGGACTTCTACACCTTGGCCAAGCTCGAGGAGGTCATCACCCCACTGCGCCTGCGGGGGCTGCAGGCGGTGCTGACCCGCCTCAAACGCCAGGTGCGAGAAGCCATGCCCACCCAGGGCTAA
- a CDS encoding ATP-binding cassette domain-containing protein: MRLGLALAFLSGAEVLLLDEPTTHLDLQMRLRLEELLEGYPGAVGMISHDRALIARVATTVYYLEAGLLQRVAGGYETYLQEKERIQRTVEKARHEAIKERLRLLQAVPDRRRPGTDRRVREKAQLAVRAQRIQAPDPLPPERRWSLEIRAEGTPRLVAEGKELSKSYSLRPTSNAEGPVEVKAVLRGVSFRIFRGDRIALLGPNGAGKTTLLRLLLSRERPDGGECALMPGVRTAYLDQHHHGLEPHIPLFAQFTAHYGEARAAMLLGRMGFRPPRWFDPPSAFSGGERARAGLALLAGIQAGLLVLDEPTNHLELELLEALERALVDYPGTLLFVSHDRALVQKVATRFWGIEGGKLVEYPGYPEAEAAMLGRGAVRLDPLGELPQELLTPPQERDLEEERLVLFERLEDPRLTERERARVRAELVALEEELFQKYAREFYLPPRYTHRVVCRGVEVYADVELDFYRFWSREGSLSGERVGGAVRLWGQASEATLAGALQILFELEDVGLVVYEGRVFAFSAYDKRFVRTLPKTKRRRRHRGAWAKAVRTG, encoded by the coding sequence GTGCGCCTGGGTTTGGCCTTGGCGTTCTTATCCGGAGCGGAGGTGTTGCTCCTCGACGAGCCCACCACCCACCTTGACTTGCAGATGCGCCTTAGGCTTGAGGAACTCCTGGAGGGCTATCCCGGCGCGGTGGGGATGATCTCGCACGACCGGGCGCTCATTGCGCGGGTGGCCACCACGGTTTACTACCTGGAGGCCGGGCTGTTGCAGCGGGTCGCTGGGGGGTATGAGACCTACCTGCAGGAGAAGGAGCGGATTCAGCGCACCGTGGAGAAGGCCCGCCACGAGGCTATAAAGGAGCGGCTGCGCCTGCTGCAGGCGGTCCCTGATCGCCGTCGGCCCGGCACCGACCGGCGGGTGCGGGAGAAAGCCCAGCTCGCTGTACGCGCCCAGCGTATCCAGGCTCCCGATCCGCTGCCGCCTGAGCGCCGGTGGAGCCTCGAGATTAGAGCGGAAGGAACGCCCAGGCTGGTCGCGGAGGGGAAGGAGCTATCGAAGTCGTACTCCCTACGTCCTACGTCAAACGCCGAAGGGCCGGTAGAGGTGAAAGCGGTCCTCCGCGGCGTCAGCTTCCGTATCTTCCGGGGAGATCGCATCGCCCTCTTGGGGCCCAACGGCGCAGGCAAGACCACCCTGCTCCGCCTTTTGCTCTCCCGCGAGCGGCCTGACGGCGGCGAGTGCGCGCTGATGCCGGGGGTGCGCACCGCGTATCTGGATCAGCACCATCATGGCCTCGAGCCCCATATCCCCCTCTTCGCCCAGTTCACCGCGCACTACGGGGAGGCCCGGGCGGCCATGCTGCTGGGCCGGATGGGCTTTCGTCCACCGCGCTGGTTCGACCCGCCTTCCGCCTTCTCCGGAGGTGAGCGGGCCCGGGCGGGCCTGGCGCTATTGGCCGGGATACAAGCAGGGCTGCTGGTGCTGGATGAACCCACCAACCACCTCGAGCTGGAGCTTTTGGAGGCGCTCGAGCGGGCCTTGGTCGACTATCCAGGCACGCTGCTTTTCGTCTCGCACGACCGGGCTTTGGTGCAAAAGGTTGCCACCCGCTTCTGGGGCATCGAAGGGGGTAAGCTGGTCGAGTACCCCGGCTACCCAGAAGCCGAGGCGGCTATGCTCGGCAGGGGCGCGGTGCGCCTTGACCCGCTGGGGGAGTTGCCCCAAGAGCTTCTGACCCCACCTCAAGAGCGCGATTTGGAGGAAGAGCGCCTGGTGCTTTTCGAACGCCTCGAGGACCCTCGCCTCACCGAGCGCGAACGGGCCAGGGTCCGCGCCGAGCTGGTGGCGCTCGAGGAAGAGCTTTTCCAGAAGTACGCTCGGGAGTTCTACCTGCCGCCGCGCTATACCCACCGGGTAGTGTGCCGAGGCGTGGAGGTATACGCTGACGTGGAGCTGGATTTTTACCGTTTTTGGAGCCGCGAAGGGTCGCTCAGCGGGGAGCGGGTAGGCGGGGCGGTGCGGCTTTGGGGGCAGGCCTCCGAGGCCACCCTGGCCGGAGCGCTGCAGATCCTTTTCGAGCTCGAGGACGTGGGGCTTGTCGTGTACGAAGGCCGGGTGTTTGCGTTTTCCGCTTACGACAAGCGCTTCGTGCGCACGCTACCCAAAACTAAGCGCAGACGGCGGCACAGGGGCGCTTGGGCAAAGGCGGTACGAACAGGTTGA
- a CDS encoding IS256 family transposase codes for MGKRTKVAASPIGEHLEARSSSPTWETLRDWLRGKIRELMQGLLEEEVTEFLGRARYERRAAVDACGYRNGYGKPRKLTTSMGTIEVRRPRVRGVEERFESRILPLFARRTREVSELLPELYLHGLAEGDFDLALRGLLGEEAALSARTVARLKERWQAEWEAWRTQRLDDRAVVYLWVDGVYVKAGLERERAALLVAIAALSDGRKVVVAVVPGYRESVESWSEVLRDLRERGMNAPRLVIGDGHLGIWGALRNVWPEADEQRCWNHKVLNVLEQLPRHQQAVAKPMLGAIAYAPTRAEAERKGKEFEAWCHRHGYGKAAQTLGRDWERMVTFYRYPKEHWRHLRTTNVIESPFAALRLRTDAAKRFKKVERATAVIWKMLMVAQKRFRRLNAPELLAKVHAGVRYEDGIEVTQEEVAA; via the coding sequence ATGGGGAAGCGTACCAAAGTGGCTGCTTCGCCGATAGGCGAACACCTTGAGGCCCGTTCGTCATCTCCCACCTGGGAGACGTTGCGGGATTGGCTGAGGGGGAAGATCCGGGAGTTGATGCAGGGGCTGCTGGAGGAGGAAGTGACGGAATTTCTGGGCCGTGCCCGGTATGAGAGGCGGGCGGCCGTCGATGCGTGCGGTTACCGCAACGGCTACGGCAAGCCGCGGAAGCTGACGACCTCCATGGGCACCATCGAGGTGCGGCGGCCCCGGGTCCGGGGGGTGGAGGAGCGGTTCGAGAGCCGGATTCTCCCCCTGTTCGCCCGGCGCACGAGGGAGGTCTCGGAGCTGTTGCCCGAGCTGTACCTGCACGGGCTGGCCGAGGGCGACTTCGACCTGGCCCTGCGGGGGCTGCTCGGAGAGGAGGCGGCGCTTTCGGCCCGGACGGTAGCCCGCCTGAAGGAGCGGTGGCAGGCGGAGTGGGAGGCCTGGCGCACGCAGCGGCTGGACGACCGGGCGGTGGTCTACCTGTGGGTGGACGGGGTGTACGTGAAGGCGGGCTTGGAGCGCGAGCGGGCGGCGCTCTTGGTGGCCATCGCCGCCTTGTCGGATGGCCGCAAGGTGGTGGTGGCGGTCGTACCCGGGTACCGGGAGTCGGTGGAGAGCTGGTCGGAAGTGCTGCGGGACCTGCGGGAGCGGGGGATGAACGCGCCGCGGCTGGTGATCGGGGACGGGCACCTGGGGATCTGGGGGGCACTGCGCAACGTGTGGCCGGAGGCCGACGAGCAGCGGTGCTGGAACCACAAGGTGCTCAATGTGCTGGAGCAGTTGCCGCGCCACCAGCAGGCCGTGGCCAAGCCCATGCTGGGGGCCATCGCCTACGCGCCGACCCGGGCGGAGGCGGAACGGAAGGGCAAGGAGTTCGAGGCCTGGTGTCACCGGCACGGCTACGGCAAGGCGGCGCAGACGCTGGGGCGGGACTGGGAGCGGATGGTGACCTTCTACCGGTACCCCAAGGAGCACTGGCGCCACCTGCGGACCACGAACGTGATCGAATCGCCCTTCGCCGCACTGCGGCTGCGGACGGATGCGGCCAAGCGGTTCAAGAAGGTGGAACGGGCCACGGCAGTGATCTGGAAGATGCTGATGGTGGCCCAAAAGAGGTTCCGGCGGTTGAATGCCCCGGAGTTGCTGGCCAAGGTCCACGCCGGGGTGCGCTACGAGGACGGCATCGAGGTCACCCAGGAGGAGGTCGCTGCCTGA
- a CDS encoding ATP-binding cassette domain-containing protein, protein MTVLLRLLEGEKTYGERRLFRQAHLRLSRGERAVLLGPNGVGKSTLFRGLAGLEPLDAGKIERASKARFSDRQGVRVFYLPQDFRPLGGRVRELAYQATPLWAAEQALEAAPPERAAEAWERVQELAFWKGRIGRVLGDFGIGRQLWDQDALDLSGGEGVREVPSIGV, encoded by the coding sequence ATGACTGTTCTCCTCCGCCTCCTCGAGGGCGAAAAGACCTATGGCGAACGCAGGCTTTTTCGCCAAGCCCACCTGCGCCTCTCCCGTGGGGAGCGGGCGGTTTTGCTCGGTCCCAATGGGGTGGGGAAGAGCACATTGTTCCGCGGCCTCGCTGGCCTCGAGCCCCTGGACGCTGGAAAGATAGAGCGGGCCAGCAAGGCTCGCTTTAGCGACCGCCAGGGGGTTCGGGTGTTCTACCTGCCCCAAGATTTTCGCCCGTTAGGGGGGAGGGTACGCGAGCTGGCGTATCAGGCCACTCCGCTATGGGCAGCAGAGCAAGCGCTCGAGGCCGCCCCGCCCGAGCGGGCTGCCGAGGCCTGGGAACGGGTGCAGGAACTCGCTTTCTGGAAAGGTCGGATCGGGCGGGTTCTAGGCGACTTCGGTATCGGGCGGCAGCTATGGGATCAGGACGCGCTCGACCTGTCCGGTGGGGAGGGGGTGCGCGAGGTTCCGTCAATAGGTGTGTAA
- a CDS encoding 2'-5' RNA ligase family protein — translation MYGILVWPPKELGAFLLDLQRQHRVRGFGPPHLNLRQPFEWEYGEESLKKAVQGILRSHAPFRLRLGGWGSFPQGVVYLRAYGGTPFRKLHHALEPLAAPLKEIEGPSYLPHLTLALGLAPEEALALSRQLPPPPRGSFLVREAALVQDTPDGELVEVVRFPLSG, via the coding sequence GTGTACGGTATCCTGGTCTGGCCTCCCAAGGAACTCGGAGCCTTTTTGCTCGATCTGCAGCGCCAGCACCGGGTTAGAGGCTTTGGCCCGCCCCACCTCAACCTACGCCAGCCCTTTGAGTGGGAGTACGGTGAGGAATCGTTGAAAAAGGCGGTGCAGGGCATCCTGCGCAGCCACGCCCCCTTTCGCTTACGCCTAGGCGGCTGGGGCAGTTTCCCCCAAGGGGTGGTCTACCTGCGGGCGTATGGCGGAACCCCTTTCCGCAAGCTGCACCATGCCCTCGAGCCCCTCGCTGCTCCCCTCAAGGAGATCGAGGGACCTAGCTACCTGCCCCACCTGACCCTGGCTTTGGGCTTGGCCCCGGAAGAAGCCCTCGCCCTGAGCCGCCAGCTTCCCCCGCCCCCCCGGGGCTCGTTTCTGGTGCGCGAGGCTGCGCTGGTGCAGGATACCCCGGATGGCGAACTGGTCGAGGTAGTGCGGTTCCCCTTATCGGGATAG
- a CDS encoding integrase core domain-containing protein produces the protein MQFTTVGREIWRGARQAQRLAEANASDPEVQERLRKLRLVKALRESKKSWKEIQDLVGISRATYHRWQKALKEKGLAGLKPRSRRPKHLRTKVHWTPGLLIRIETLRKENPTWGRWSIWLTLRKEGFQMSERTVGRILAYLEKHRRIESVAGYLARTQRGKLKRRVNRPYAKRKPRGYEARAPGDLVQVDTLTLTLGPGSMVKHFSAIDLHSRFVLAEVHSRATAKLSEGFLSLLLARAPFPIRAIQVDGGSEFMAEFEEACCALGIALFVLPPRSPKLNGHVERMQRTFKEEFYTRPLPTPLSELQAELDTYLDYYNRRRPHMALGGLAPLEFLAKMQEESVPQRVSNVLTDYTSLYTAACVRYPGLASQGTRSLFARSAAPAPG, from the coding sequence GTGCAGTTTACCACCGTTGGCCGAGAGATATGGAGAGGCGCTAGACAAGCACAGAGGCTGGCCGAGGCCAACGCAAGCGACCCAGAGGTCCAGGAACGTCTGCGCAAGCTCCGACTGGTCAAAGCCCTGCGTGAAAGTAAAAAGAGCTGGAAGGAGATCCAGGACCTGGTCGGGATCAGCCGGGCCACCTACCACCGCTGGCAAAAAGCCCTAAAAGAAAAGGGCCTGGCTGGACTCAAACCCCGCTCCCGCCGCCCTAAGCACCTGCGCACAAAGGTCCACTGGACCCCAGGGCTGCTCATTAGAATAGAAACTCTCCGCAAGGAAAACCCCACCTGGGGACGCTGGTCCATCTGGCTTACCCTCCGCAAGGAGGGTTTCCAGATGAGCGAACGCACGGTGGGGCGCATCCTGGCCTACCTGGAGAAGCACCGACGTATCGAGAGCGTGGCCGGCTACCTGGCCCGGACTCAAAGAGGGAAGCTAAAGCGAAGGGTAAACCGGCCCTACGCCAAAAGGAAGCCCCGAGGATACGAGGCCAGGGCTCCTGGGGACCTGGTCCAGGTGGACACCCTCACCCTGACCTTAGGACCGGGAAGCATGGTCAAGCACTTCTCGGCGATTGACCTCCATAGCCGGTTTGTCCTGGCGGAGGTGCACAGCCGGGCCACGGCTAAGCTTTCTGAGGGGTTCTTGTCCTTGCTTCTGGCCAGGGCCCCTTTTCCCATCCGGGCCATCCAGGTGGATGGGGGCAGCGAGTTCATGGCCGAGTTTGAGGAGGCCTGCTGTGCTCTGGGGATTGCCTTGTTTGTGCTACCGCCGAGGAGTCCTAAACTCAATGGTCACGTGGAGCGGATGCAGCGGACCTTCAAGGAGGAGTTCTACACCCGGCCTTTGCCCACCCCGCTCAGCGAGCTGCAGGCAGAGCTGGATACCTACCTGGACTACTACAACCGCCGAAGGCCTCACATGGCCCTGGGGGGTCTTGCTCCGCTGGAGTTTTTGGCTAAGATGCAAGAGGAGTCGGTTCCTCAAAGAGTCTCAAATGTGTTGACCGATTACACAAGCTTGTATACTGCCGCTTGTGTACGGTATCCTGGTCTGGCCTCCCAAGGAACTCGGAGCCTTTTTGCTCGATCTGCAGCGCCAGCACCGGGTTAG